A stretch of the Atribacterota bacterium genome encodes the following:
- a CDS encoding sulfurtransferase TusA family protein, with protein MVERFDVRGLSCPLPVVKVRNKLTELKEGILQVLVDTGTAKDNITRMANNNGWKVEVKEQEEEYLLTIAK; from the coding sequence ATGGTTGAAAGATTTGATGTAAGAGGGCTATCCTGTCCACTTCCGGTGGTAAAGGTTAGGAATAAATTGACAGAACTGAAAGAAGGTATTTTACAGGTATTGGTAGATACCGGAACAGCCAAAGATAACATCACCCGCATGGCTAATAATAATGGCTGGAAGGTAGAAGTAAAGGAACAAGAGGAAGAATACTTATTAACAATCGCTAAATAA
- the yedE gene encoding YedE family putative selenium transporter translates to MLKNLFSSRKSIIITGAFIGIAATILQKLGNPANMGICVACFERDIAGALGLHRAAVVQYIRPEIIGFVLGSLIAALVFKEFKPRGGSSPLIRLVLGFLAMIGSLVFLGCPWRALLRLSGGDGNALFGIAGLVAGISIGIFFIKSGYNLGRNKRTRPLAGWVLPSIMAGLWLLLVFRTQLSTGAVFFSTEGPGSQHAPVLIALLIALIIGFVAQRTRFCTVAAARDVLLIKDTYLFTGVISLLIAAWISNIILGQFNPGFQGQPVAHTNQIWNFGGMVLAGLAFTLTGGCPGRQLFLSGEGDTDAAVFVLGMIFGAGFAHNFATASSGSGPGVWGPAAVIVGLILCLLIGFSMSDLTKKKKEVSV, encoded by the coding sequence ATGTTAAAAAATTTATTTTCCTCACGTAAATCAATCATCATTACTGGAGCCTTTATCGGCATAGCGGCAACTATACTACAAAAATTGGGCAACCCTGCCAATATGGGTATCTGTGTAGCCTGTTTTGAAAGAGATATTGCCGGTGCTTTAGGATTGCACAGGGCAGCGGTCGTTCAGTATATCAGACCTGAGATTATAGGCTTTGTCCTGGGCTCTCTGATTGCTGCCCTGGTCTTCAAAGAATTTAAGCCCAGAGGAGGTTCGTCTCCCCTGATTCGCCTTGTCTTAGGTTTTCTGGCTATGATTGGATCTTTGGTCTTCCTGGGCTGTCCCTGGAGAGCCTTGCTGCGTTTATCCGGCGGAGATGGTAATGCCCTCTTCGGCATTGCAGGATTAGTGGCTGGCATCTCTATTGGTATCTTCTTTATCAAATCCGGTTATAATCTGGGACGTAATAAAAGAACCAGGCCTCTGGCAGGCTGGGTTTTACCTTCAATCATGGCTGGACTTTGGTTATTGCTGGTCTTCAGAACTCAATTGTCCACTGGAGCAGTATTTTTCAGTACTGAAGGTCCTGGCTCTCAACATGCCCCGGTCCTGATTGCCTTACTGATTGCCTTAATTATTGGTTTTGTTGCCCAGAGAACCAGATTCTGCACAGTAGCTGCTGCCCGGGATGTTCTTCTGATTAAAGACACTTACCTGTTTACCGGAGTAATCAGTTTATTGATAGCAGCCTGGATCAGCAATATCATATTAGGACAATTTAATCCGGGATTTCAAGGACAGCCTGTTGCCCATACCAATCAAATCTGGAATTTTGGAGGAATGGTTTTAGCCGGACTTGCCTTTACGCTGACCGGTGGCTGTCCTGGGCGTCAGCTCTTTCTTTCCGGAGAAGGAGATACTGATGCTGCAGTATTCGTTTTGGGCATGATTTTTGGCGCAGGTTTTGCTCACAATTTTGCTACCGCCAGCTCCGGCAGCGGACCAGGTGTCTGGGGACCTGCGGCAGTTATCGTGGGATTGATTCTTTGTCTATTAATTGGATTCAGTATGAGTGATTTAACCAAAAAGAAAAAGGAGGTATCAGTTTAA